A genomic window from Halomonas sp. LR3S48 includes:
- a CDS encoding sigma-54-dependent transcriptional regulator produces MSRILIVEDEAIIRTALRRLLERHAYEVSEAGCVDEALALEPRGFDLVISDLRLPGEPGTDLIEHAAPVPVLIMTSYASMRSAVESLKQGAVDYVAKPFDHDELLETVSRVLHQQSAHRAPPPDITDAGGSRQQMIGECPAMQSVYTRIRKTAPADVTVLIQGESGTGKELVARAIHQQSQRIHAPLICVNCAAIPETLIESELFGHEKGAFTGASAARTGLVEAADGGTLFLDEIGELPLDAQARLLRVLQEGEIRRIGSVETRHVDVRLIAATHRDLRALSKTGEFRLDLYYRLNVMQIDLPPLREREDDILLIAEVLLEKACRRHRRDGLRLSRAAHREIRDYPWPGNVRELENALERGVILAEGHLIHPDDLGLHPSSAPPSRSIVEPRTMPTDPQRDEEEDDEEDLSLEDYFQHFVLEHQDHMSETELAQKLGISRKCLWERRQRLGIPRKKQARRSSA; encoded by the coding sequence ATGAGCCGGATTCTGATCGTTGAAGACGAAGCCATCATCCGTACGGCGCTGCGCAGACTGCTGGAGCGTCACGCTTATGAGGTCAGCGAGGCCGGCTGCGTAGACGAGGCACTGGCCCTGGAGCCCCGCGGCTTCGACCTGGTGATCAGCGACCTGCGCCTACCCGGAGAGCCCGGCACCGACCTGATCGAGCACGCCGCACCGGTGCCGGTATTGATCATGACCAGCTATGCCAGCATGCGCTCGGCGGTGGAGTCACTGAAGCAGGGTGCCGTCGACTACGTGGCCAAGCCCTTCGACCACGACGAGCTGCTGGAAACCGTGTCCCGCGTACTCCACCAGCAGTCTGCGCATCGCGCCCCGCCACCCGACATCACCGATGCCGGCGGCTCGCGCCAGCAGATGATCGGCGAATGCCCAGCCATGCAGTCTGTCTACACGCGCATTCGCAAGACCGCGCCGGCCGACGTCACCGTGCTGATCCAGGGCGAATCCGGAACCGGCAAGGAGCTGGTGGCGCGAGCCATTCACCAGCAAAGCCAACGCATTCATGCGCCGCTCATCTGCGTCAACTGTGCCGCCATTCCCGAAACTCTGATCGAATCGGAGCTGTTCGGCCACGAGAAGGGAGCCTTCACCGGCGCCAGTGCCGCTCGCACCGGCCTGGTGGAAGCTGCCGACGGCGGCACCCTGTTCCTCGACGAGATCGGCGAGTTGCCGCTGGATGCCCAGGCCCGCCTACTGCGCGTGCTGCAGGAAGGCGAGATTCGCCGCATCGGCTCGGTGGAAACCCGCCATGTCGACGTGCGCCTGATCGCCGCCACCCACCGCGACCTGAGGGCCTTGTCCAAGACCGGCGAATTCCGCCTCGACCTCTACTACCGGCTCAACGTGATGCAGATCGACCTGCCTCCGCTGCGCGAGCGCGAGGACGATATCCTGCTGATCGCTGAAGTGCTGCTGGAAAAGGCCTGCCGGCGCCACCGCCGAGACGGGCTGCGCCTGTCACGGGCGGCGCACCGCGAAATTCGCGATTACCCATGGCCCGGCAATGTTCGGGAACTCGAGAACGCTCTCGAGCGTGGCGTCATCCTGGCCGAAGGCCATCTGATCCATCCCGACGATCTGGGGCTGCACCCGAGCTCGGCCCCCCCTTCACGCAGCATCGTCGAACCCCGGACGATGCCCACCGACCCGCAGCGGGACGAGGAAGAGGACGACGAAGAGGATCTCTCGCTCGAAGACTACTTCCAGCACTTCGTGCTGGAGCATCAGGATCACATGAGCGAGACCGAGCTCGCCCAGAAGCTGGGAATCAGCCGCAAATGTCTTTGGGAACGGCGTCAGCGCCTGGGTATTCCGCGCAAGAAGCAGGCCCGGCGAAGCAGCGCCTGA